In Deltaproteobacteria bacterium, the genomic window TTTGATGAAAATGAGGATCCCCTTGAGGCGGCTAAACGGGAATTTTTTGAAGAAACCGGAATGACTGCGGGCGGGATCTTCAAACCGCTCTCCAGGCTCAAACAGCCGGGCGGAAAATGGATAGCCGCCTGGGCTTTCGAGGGGGACGGCGACCCTTCGTTAATTAAAAGCAACCTGTTTACCATCGAATGGCCGCCGCATTCCGGCAGAAGGGCGGACTTTCCGGAAATAGACCGGGCGGCGTGGTTTGGAGTCGCTGAAGCCCTCCGAAAGCTGAATAAGGGCCAGGCGGGCTTTATCAAGGAACTCGGAAGTATCTTGAAAGGTCCTGGTGGTGCCTGAAAAAAAGGACCAAAGTCCCATTTCTTTTAACGAGCCGGGAGAGGAGAGATCCGATGAACTGGAAAAAATTGATCACCCTGGACAATCGATTCCAGGCCGATCTTTTAACCGATGCCCTTGGAAAGGCCGAGATCCCTTTTTTGGTCAAGGAATATAAAGACACCGCCTATAACGGCCTGTTTGTTACTCAAAAGGGCTGGGGAACGGTCATGGTGGAAGAAACCAGACTGGAGGAGGCCCGGACCATTACGCAAGAACTTTTCGGGGATCCTATGG contains:
- a CDS encoding DUF2007 domain-containing protein, which produces MNWKKLITLDNRFQADLLTDALGKAEIPFLVKEYKDTAYNGLFVTQKGWGTVMVEETRLEEARTITQELFGDPMGWDALE
- a CDS encoding NUDIX domain-containing protein, producing MARQSAGLLMYRLRDQGLEVFLVHPGGPYWAGKDEGAWSIPKGEFDENEDPLEAAKREFFEETGMTAGGIFKPLSRLKQPGGKWIAAWAFEGDGDPSLIKSNLFTIEWPPHSGRRADFPEIDRAAWFGVAEALRKLNKGQAGFIKELGSILKGPGGA